A window of the Hypomesus transpacificus isolate Combined female chromosome 8, fHypTra1, whole genome shotgun sequence genome harbors these coding sequences:
- the LOC124470500 gene encoding LYR motif-containing protein 4, protein MSTSTRIQVLSLYRLLLKESKKFPSYNYRTYALRRVRDAFRENQKVEDPRAVDELLHNAQNTLAVIQRQVSLGRMYEIQKTIIERN, encoded by the exons ATGTCAACGTCCACGAGAATACAAGTGCTATCCCTGTACCGCTTGTTATTGAAAGAAAGCAAGAAATTCCCTTCATACAACTACAG gacctATGCCTTGCGGCGGGTGAGAGATGCCTTCAGAGAGAACCAGAAGGTAGAAGACCCCAGAGCTGTGGATGAACTGCTGCACAACGCACAAAACACTCTAGCTGTCATACAGAGACaa GTGTCCTTAGGAAGGATGTATGAAATTCAGAAGACCATAATAGAGAGGAACTGA
- the ppp1r3g gene encoding protein phosphatase 1 regulatory subunit 3G: MSESTLRHSTQLAVQPSEGAMLSVSSEEPAENGEDLKDLSETEACELYVKDRRRAKSLPAYPDQATLFEDIANNGRKRVKFADSMGLDLASVKHFSTAEDPMIPSKVLSRLQSFPPQQERELLGDLCSNFKSALTMDRFVPTFKMPAEAVDFEARVLQRHVTLEKITITQFDVRGHIRTDTHSSSKRDVGVRYTFNNWLSLVDAQAMVVTGEETGMVGERFTFMMYTPPFLDPSSSVHFAVYLRNDQGEFWDNNDGQNYTLKYNCVPTCDSAVFHAT, translated from the coding sequence ATGTCCGAGTCAACTCTCCGGCATTCTACCCAACTGGCTGTTCAACCATCAGAGGGGGCCATGCTGTCAGTGAGCAGCGAAGAACCGGCAGAGAATGGGGAGGATTTGAAAGATTTGTCAGAAACGGAAGCGTGCGAACTTTACGTgaaagacaggagaagagcgaAGTCTCTGCCGGCCTATCCAGACCAAGCCACACTTTTTGAGGATATCGCGAATAACGGTCGAAAACGAGTTAAGTTTGCGGATTCAATGGGTCTGGATCTGGCAAGTGTGAAGCACTTCAGCACAGCAGAAGATCCAATGATCCCCTCCAAAGTTCTCTCGAGGCTGCAGAGTTTTCCCCCGCAGCAGGAGCGCGAGTTGCTTGGGGACCTGTGCTCAAACTTTAAATCCGCCCTGACCATGGACCGTTTCGTACCTACGTTCAAGATGCCAGCGGAGGCGGTGGATTTCGAGGCGAGGGTACTGCAGCGTCACGTCACATTGGAGAAAATTACCATCACCCAGTTTGATGTCCGTGGACACATTCGGACCGATACTCACAGTTCCTCAAAGAGGGACGTTGGGGTGAGATACACTTTCAACAACTGGCTCTCCCTTGTGGATGCACAGGCGATGGTAGTAACCGGGGAGGAAACAGGGATGGTCGGTGAGCGTTTTACCTTCATGATGTACACACCCCCGTTCCTCGACCCAAGTTCCTCGGTTCACTTTGCAGTCTACTTGAGGAACGACCAGGGCGAGTTTTGGGACAACAACGACGGTCAGAACTACACCTTAAAGTACAACTGCGTGCCAACGTGTGACAGCGCGGTCTTCCATGCCACCTGA
- the LOC124470497 gene encoding cytochrome b5, whose amino-acid sequence MEETAENGHPVKYYRLSEIEERNTFKCTWIIIQHNIYDVTQFLEEHPGGEEVLREHGGGDATESFEDVGHSSDAREMAASMVIGELHPDDRPKIAKPPDSIVTTVKETQSWWSNWVIPGLVAAIVTVLYRMYMEKEQ is encoded by the exons ATGGAGGAAACTGCCGAAAATGGTCATCCTGTCAAATACTATCGGCTGTCAGAAATCGAGGAGCGAAATACGTTCAAGTGTACATGGATAATCATACAACACAATATCTATGATGTGACACAATTTCTGGAAGAG CACCCAGGTGGCGAGGAAGTGTTGCGTGAGCATGGGGGCGGGGATGCCACGGAGAGCTTTGAGGACGTGGGACACTCGTCAGATGCCAGGGAAATGGCTGCCAGCATGGTCATTGGTGAACTGCATCCT GATGACAGACCAAAGATTGCTAAACCACCC GATTCAATAGTGACAACAGTTAAGGAAACCCAAAG TTGGTGGAGCAACTGGGTCATTCCTGGTCTGGTTGCAGCCATTGTCACAGTGTTGTACCGCATGTACATGGAAAAGGAACAGTGA
- the LOC124470336 gene encoding uncharacterized protein C18orf63-like has product MSVGVDQALFFVSLPDLRKLCSVIVTVQVEDVEELRNTQVKTCRELLLLYSEILASPVLDYYGEILVVMAISFYKREVLQTYVRRHNLQMSLPQRVHPSTLQAGLSYSLPARLAPDWNKAGQYLLAGRDFLSESGRLNAIVMELNTNESQLCVSVEANTVRLPPARLEDFELPPLVLRKFLSQPDSVVQTPNNWCYILPSMKKGQIVRISRQLPRDCPFQSYADLHNHWSSLYGYRLPQFPEQDVVYCSVYFKLVGQRLFTYPLSCIRSGPVQRCPRTDLQRALGTFSSDLRDKLHSICGFSVRMTSKPCYHTNTLLSTASAQMSSGKPVNLTTKSTSRPVLTQLPAARSVKPSFGSQPLARCSDGGHNLDQGNTSQTRVLEDHSAGPRTQTNQTQAWASSFSSLYPSSAHPRSSRPPQEAGARIVPIFKNKSLTRHVNVTQLLAEKKQSQHVGGPSPGRKIPAPSSSSSSSHKRPTPSWSSSSSSQLLSASTPRFTPRPQLGGGSPHPTQGAPSSQGVPPGGVYVSGAGGAQFHTLPPPAALGPADIPSNRGGDWFESKPKKAKPSVQDVDVEKYARSNQLSKVNTATLQAWLRERGVTVRSKDRKNELVSKVMGILSEA; this is encoded by the exons ATGAGTGTTGGCGTGGACCAGGCACTGTTCTTTGTCAGTCTGCCTGACTTGAGGAAGCTGTGCAGCGTGATTGTGACTGTGCAGGTGGAGGATGTTGAGGAGCTAAGGAACACACAGGTGAAGACCTGCAG AGAGCTGCTGTTGCTGTACTCTGAGATCTTGGCGTCTCCTGTGTTGGATTATTATGGAGAGATCCTAGTTGTTATGGCG ATCAGTTTCTACAAGAGAGAAGTTCTCCAAACTTATGTACGGAGACACAATCTACAG aTGAGCCTTCCTCAGAGGgttcacccctccaccctccaggcTGGGTTGTCCTACTCCCTCCCTGCCAGGCTGGCTCCTGACTGGAACAAGGCAGGGCAGTACCTCCTGGCCG GAAGGGATTTCCTGTCTGAGTCTGGGAGGCTCAATGCCattg TGATGGAGCTTAACACCAACGAGAGCcagctgtgtgtcagtgtggaggCCAACACTGTCAGACTCCCCCCAGCCAGA CTAGAAGACTTTGAGCTTCCTCCTCTTGTCTTGAGGAAGTTCTTGTCCCAGCCGGACTCTGTGGTTCAAACCCCTAACAACTGGTGCTACATCTTACCCAG caTGAAGAAAGGACAGATAGTGAGAATCAGTCGTCAGCTGCCAAGAGACTGCCCCTTCCAGAGCTACGCTGACCTCCACAACCACTGGAGTAGTCTG TATGGCTACCGTCTTCCCCAGTTTCCTGAGCAGGACGTTGTGTACTGCAGCGTCTACTTCAAACTGGTGGGACAAAGGCTCTTCAC CTACCCCCTGAGCTGCATCAGAAGTGGGCCAGTGCAGCGCTGTCCCAGGACTGACCTGCAGAGGGCGCTAGGCACCTTCTCCTCAGATCTAAGGGACAAGCTACACAGCATTTGTGGCTTTTCTGTTCGCATGACCAGCAAGCCCTGctaccacaccaacacactgctCAGCACGGCCTctgcacag ATGTCAAGTGGTAAACCAGTCAACCTGACCACCAAGTCAACCAGCCGCCCCGTCCTGACCCAGCTCCCTGCAGCCcgatctgtgaagccctcctTCGGGTCTCAGCCTCTGGCCAGGTGTAGTGATGGAGGTCACAACCTGGACCAGGGAAATACCAGCCAGACCAGAGTCCTGGAGGACCACTCTGCTGGACCAAggacacaaacaaaccaaaccCAGGCCTgggcttcctccttctcttctctctacccctcctctgCTCATCCTCGCTCCAGCAGACCCCCCCAGGAAGCAGGGGCTAGAATAGTGCCCATCTTCAAGAACAAGTCGCTAACCAGACACGTCAACGTCACCCAGTTGCTGGCTGAGAAAAAACAATCCCAACATGTTGGAGGACCATCTCCAGGCCGCAAGATACCAGCtccttcctcgtcctcctcttcctcccacaaGAGACCAACTCCTTcctggtcctcctcttcctcctcacagcTTCTGTCAGCATCCACCCCTCGCTTCACCCCTCGTCCCCAGCTGGGAGGGGGCTCTCCACACCCCACCCAAGGGGCCCCATCCAGCCAGGGTGTTCCCCCAGGTGGGGTGTATGtgtctggggctggaggagcCCAGTTCCATACTCTACCTCCACCTGCAGCACTGGGGCCTGCTGATATTCCAAGCAACAGAGGG GGGGACTGGTTTGAGTCAAAGCCTAAGAAGGCCAAGCCCTCAGTCCAGGATGTGGATGTGGAGAAGTATGCCAGGAGCAACCAG ctgtCGAAGGTCAACACAGCTACTCTGCAGGCTTGGTTGAGGGAAAGGGGCGTGACTGTGCGATCCAAGGACAGGAAGAATGAGCTGGTGTCAAAGGTCATGGGCATCCTGAGTGAAGCTTAA